The following nucleotide sequence is from Acidimicrobiia bacterium.
GTGGAACCTGTCCGTTCTGCCGGCGCGGCCAATCCTTTCTATGCTCGGGTACCTTCGCCCTCGATTCGGAACCTCACATCACCGGACCACGCGGCCCGGTGAAGCCTGCGATGAATACCGGCGGCTTCGCAGAGTATGTAACCGTCGACCAATCCCAGATCGTGGCGATCCCATCAGATATACCTTTCCCGGTCGCATCGCTACTGGCCTGCGGAGTCATTACCGGGTACGGAGCAGTAACCAAAACGGCTTCCGTGGCCGGGGGCAGTTCGGTGGTCGTGATCGGTACCGGTGGCGTCGGACTGAACGCCATCCAGGGAGCGGTGGCAGTCGGAGCCGATCCACTCATCGCCGTCGACATCGTCGACGATAAGCTGGAGGTGGCCCGATCGTTTGGGGCAACCGAGACCGTCAACTCCTCGGAAGGCGACCCCGGCGCGGCCGTCCGCGACCTCACGAAGGGACAGGGGGCCGACTACGCGTTTGTGACGGTCGGCATCGGTCCGGTCATCGCTCAAGCCATCGATATGATTCGTCCCGGTGGCACCGTAGTTCTGGTGGGCCTACCCGCAGACGGGGTCATGGTTCCGGCCGAAGCCGCCAACCTGGCGAGTTATGCCAAGTCGATCATCGGATCGAAGATGGGATCTTCGACCATCGCCAACGACATTCCACATCTCATCGACGAATACCGGGCCAGGCGGCTGAAACTCGACGAACTGGTTTCGGGTGAGTTCTCGCTCGACAACATCAACGAGGCCATCGACGGAGCGAGACAGGGATCGGCCTTGCGAAATGTCATCGTCTTCGATTGAGGCCTCGATCAATCCATCCAGCGGCGCGGCTTCTGAGGCATGGCGGCTAACGTAACGCCAACCGCGAAGGAGATTTTGGTGCGCATCGCAATCGGGGCCGATCATGCCGGCTACGAACTCAAGGACAAGATGGCCAAACGTCTGGCCGAGGCAGGACACGCGGTCACGGATTTCGGCACCCACACGACCGATTCGGTCGACTACCCCGATTTTGCCGCGGCGGTGGCCAATGCAGTGCGCGATGGGCGATCTGAGCGCGGCGTGGTCATCTGCGGGTCGGGCGCCGGAGCGGTTATTGCCGCCAACAAGATCAAAGGGGTGCGAGCGTTGATGGGGTGCGACACCTACACCGCCCATCAGGCTGTCGAGCATGACGACGCCAACGTTATCTGCTTCGGCTCACGCACCCAGGGCGAACTCGTCACGTACGAAATCCTCGACGCGTTCATGAAGGCCGAGTTCATCCAAGAAGAGCGCTACGTGCGCCGCCTCAACAAGGTCAAGGCCCTCGAAGCCGACTAACCCTCAATTCGGTTGGCGGGCCGCAAGCCATTCGGCCAACCGGGCCATAATTTCTTCTTGCACCTGCTCGTTGGTCCGGCCGGAAGCCTTCCGAACCCGCATCGAATGGTCACCATCGGGCACCTCGAACGTTTCGGTGGTCGGAAGCGGTCTGACCCACCTGTCGAAGAGGGCCATCTGGGACAATGGGTCCCGGGTGCCGACCAGAAACAACATCGGAACGGTGATCCCGGGTAGGTGATCCTTGCGCAGTTTCTCTGGCTTGCCGGCCGGGTGAAGTGGATAGGAATGCAGGACTACCCCTTCGACGTCGGCGCCTTCGGCAGCTAGATACGTTCCCATCCTGCCGCCCATGGACCGGCCCATCAGGGCCACCCGTTCGGCGACATTGTCCTTGAACCAGGCAAGGGCTGCCCGGTGCACAGATAACAACCGCTCTTGGGGGTCCGGCCGCTTGCTGCCCCGTTCGGTGTAGGCGTAATTGAATGTCATTACCGGATATCCGAGCGCGCCGATTCCATCGCGTAGCCCGACCATCATCGGGTGGTCCTGATCGGTTCCCGCCCCATGAGCAAGCAGGACCCCGGGTCGCTTCTCACCTCGAATGAGGCGGCCGCTGACCGTTCCCCC
It contains:
- the rpiB gene encoding ribose 5-phosphate isomerase B, with product MRIAIGADHAGYELKDKMAKRLAEAGHAVTDFGTHTTDSVDYPDFAAAVANAVRDGRSERGVVICGSGAGAVIAANKIKGVRALMGCDTYTAHQAVEHDDANVICFGSRTQGELVTYEILDAFMKAEFIQEERYVRRLNKVKALEAD
- a CDS encoding dienelactone hydrolase family protein — translated: MKVESVSIDWDGGTVSGRLIRGEKRPGVLLAHGAGTDQDHPMMVGLRDGIGALGYPVMTFNYAYTERGSKRPDPQERLLSVHRAALAWFKDNVAERVALMGRSMGGRMGTYLAAEGADVEGVVLHSYPLHPAGKPEKLRKDHLPGITVPMLFLVGTRDPLSQMALFDRWVRPLPTTETFEVPDGDHSMRVRKASGRTNEQVQEEIMARLAEWLAARQPN
- a CDS encoding zinc-binding dehydrogenase; this translates as MRGAVCYQFGEPLVIEDLELDPPASGAITVRVAACGVCHSDIHFIDGARGGPLPALYGHEIAGVVSGVGPGVSELLLGQRVVASLIRRCGTCPFCRRGQSFLCSGTFALDSEPHITGPRGPVKPAMNTGGFAEYVTVDQSQIVAIPSDIPFPVASLLACGVITGYGAVTKTASVAGGSSVVVIGTGGVGLNAIQGAVAVGADPLIAVDIVDDKLEVARSFGATETVNSSEGDPGAAVRDLTKGQGADYAFVTVGIGPVIAQAIDMIRPGGTVVLVGLPADGVMVPAEAANLASYAKSIIGSKMGSSTIANDIPHLIDEYRARRLKLDELVSGEFSLDNINEAIDGARQGSALRNVIVFD